CGGCCCCAGCACCCCCTTGGGCATCGCGGCCACCGCTTCCCCGCCCAGCACATACCCGCCGTCCAACCGCAGGACGGCGCCGGTCATGAAGGGGGCGTCTTCGATTATAAAGCGAACCGCCTTGAGCACGTCGCTGATGGCCCCCGTCCGGCCGAGCAGGGTGTGATCCCGCACGGCCTGTTGCTCCTCGGCCGTCAGCAGGCCCCAGCCGCGGGTGTGCTCGGCGTGGCGGGTTTCGAAGATGCCCAGCATGATCTCGTTGACCCGCACCGCCGGCGCGGCCGCGCGGGCCCAGGTCTCAGTCAGGAGCGAAACCCCGCGGTTGGCGGCGGCATAGCCGTCGTTGAAGATCAGGCTGGCCGGCCCCGAGCGGCCCACCACGCCGGCGATGGAGGAGAAATTGATCACCGCCCCGTCGCCGGAGGCCTTCAGATGGGGCAGGGCGGCGTTGAAAACCCACCATTTGGCCCTCAGGGTGGTGGCCATTTCCAGGTCCCACTGCTCGGGGACATAGGCGCCGTGGACCACCGGCCAGCCGCCGCGTTCGATATTGTTGACCAGAATGTCCAGCCGGCCGAAACGGGCGACGGCCTCGGCCACCAGGGCTTCGATCTGGTCGGCTTCCAGCAGGTTGGTGCGCCGAATCAGCTGCCGTTCCCCGAATGGGGCGAACGCCGCCTGCATCTCCGGCAGGCTCTCCTGCCAGTCCCAGTAGGTCGTCACGACCCTGGCGCCGGCCTCGGCCAAGGCCAGCGCAACGGCCCGGCCGATGCCCTTGATGCCGCCCAGCACCAGGGCGACCTTGTCGACGATGGCCATGGCGGCCCTCCTTTCATTTCA
This region of Desulfobacteraceae bacterium genomic DNA includes:
- a CDS encoding SDR family oxidoreductase, with translation MAIVDKVALVLGGIKGIGRAVALALAEAGARVVTTYWDWQESLPEMQAAFAPFGERQLIRRTNLLEADQIEALVAEAVARFGRLDILVNNIERGGWPVVHGAYVPEQWDLEMATTLRAKWWVFNAALPHLKASGDGAVINFSSIAGVVGRSGPASLIFNDGYAAANRGVSLLTETWARAAAPAVRVNEIMLGIFETRHAEHTRGWGLLTAEEQQAVRDHTLLGRTGAISDVLKAVRFIIEDAPFMTGAVLRLDGGYVLGGEAVAAMPKGVLGPESPGEPPKAA